The Streptomyces sp. NBC_00670 genome window below encodes:
- a CDS encoding helix-turn-helix domain-containing protein — MASNVNPTVRRRRLGQELRRLRELKGMTAEEVAERLLVSQSKISRLENGRRSISQRDVRDLCGVYEVEDVRIVDSLMQMAKDSRQQGWWHSFGDIPYSVYIGLETDAASLRIYDPQVVPGLLQTRPYAEALIAGALPETAQADIDKRVQVRMRRQDRISAPENPLRLWTVLDEAALHRVVGSRLVMREQLEHLIEQSQLPHVTVQVIPFEMGAHPGLNGQYAILEFPDAADSSVVYIEGVTSDLYLEKAADVQKYSVMYEHLRAQALNVEQSREVISRLAKEYAREYRG; from the coding sequence GTGGCGTCCAATGTCAATCCCACCGTCCGGCGCCGCCGGCTGGGCCAGGAGCTGCGCCGGCTCCGCGAGTTGAAGGGCATGACGGCCGAGGAAGTGGCCGAGCGGCTGCTGGTCTCGCAGTCGAAGATCAGCCGTCTGGAGAACGGACGGCGCAGCATCAGCCAGCGCGACGTACGGGATCTGTGCGGGGTGTACGAGGTCGAGGACGTGAGGATCGTCGACTCGCTGATGCAGATGGCCAAGGACTCGCGCCAGCAGGGCTGGTGGCACTCCTTCGGCGACATCCCGTACAGCGTGTACATCGGTCTGGAGACGGACGCGGCCTCGCTGCGCATCTACGACCCCCAGGTCGTCCCCGGCCTGTTGCAGACGCGCCCGTACGCCGAGGCGCTGATCGCGGGCGCGCTGCCCGAGACCGCGCAGGCGGACATCGACAAACGGGTGCAGGTGCGGATGCGCAGGCAGGACCGCATCTCCGCGCCGGAGAACCCGCTGCGGCTGTGGACGGTGTTGGACGAGGCCGCGCTGCACCGGGTGGTCGGCAGCCGGCTGGTGATGCGGGAGCAGTTGGAGCACCTCATCGAGCAGTCCCAGCTGCCGCACGTCACCGTGCAGGTGATCCCGTTCGAGATGGGCGCCCACCCCGGGCTCAACGGGCAGTACGCGATCCTGGAGTTCCCGGACGCGGCCGACTCCAGCGTCGTCTACATCGAGGGTGTCACGAGCGACCTGTATCTGGAGAAGGCCGCGGACGTGCAGAAGTACAGCGTGATGTACGAGCACCTGCGGGCGCAGGCGCTGAACGTGGAGCAGTCCCGCGAGGTCATCTCGCGCCTCGCCAAGGAGTACGCGCGGGAGTACCGGGGCTGA
- a CDS encoding GOLPH3/VPS74 family protein, protein MGRSRRTLPEELLLLALDPATGTTAQPQSLDLGLAGAQLVELALAGRIAPDGDRIAVVVPRPTGDPTLDCALELLRRRGAPVRAVHWIGGPRLGLRQTYLSHLERCGMVHAVAGQMCGVLPTTRYQATDNAISREIRARLDSAIRTGVPPDPRTAALAALAHAVGLGKHLYPGNEGRSSRSRLRDLIRHDPMGGLVAHAVMDVQNGAAGQPRRGPANGRPAGGPAGPEPARGVPMQPHRGSSPMARVVAH, encoded by the coding sequence ATGGGCAGGAGCCGCAGAACACTTCCGGAGGAGCTTCTGTTGCTCGCACTGGACCCGGCCACGGGTACCACTGCGCAGCCGCAGTCGCTCGACCTGGGTCTGGCCGGAGCACAGCTAGTGGAGCTGGCGCTGGCCGGACGGATAGCCCCGGACGGGGATCGTATCGCCGTGGTGGTACCACGGCCGACAGGAGATCCGACTCTGGACTGCGCGTTGGAGTTGCTGCGAAGGCGCGGCGCTCCGGTGCGTGCGGTCCACTGGATCGGCGGGCCCCGGCTGGGGCTGCGTCAGACGTATCTCTCGCACCTGGAGCGGTGCGGCATGGTGCATGCCGTGGCGGGCCAGATGTGCGGGGTGCTGCCGACGACGCGCTACCAGGCGACGGACAACGCGATCAGCCGGGAGATCAGGGCCCGGCTGGACTCCGCGATCCGCACCGGCGTGCCGCCGGACCCGCGGACCGCGGCGCTCGCCGCGCTGGCCCACGCGGTCGGTCTCGGCAAGCACCTGTACCCGGGCAACGAGGGACGCTCGTCCCGTTCCCGGCTGCGGGACCTGATCCGGCACGACCCGATGGGCGGACTCGTGGCGCACGCCGTGATGGACGTCCAGAACGGGGCGGCCGGGCAGCCGCGCCGGGGTCCGGCGAACGGCCGGCCGGCCGGTGGCCCCGCCGGTCCCGAGCCCGCACGCGGGGTGCCGATGCAGCCGCACCGGGGCTCCAGCCCCATGGCACGCGTCGTGGCGCACTGA
- a CDS encoding DUF397 domain-containing protein: MAIQQGATETWTKSSYSTGNGACVEVKSPVPAAMAVRDSKVPQGPALAFPADAWNAFVTEVGRRTPDMG, translated from the coding sequence ATGGCAATTCAGCAGGGCGCCACCGAGACCTGGACCAAGTCCTCGTACTCCACGGGAAACGGCGCGTGCGTCGAGGTCAAGTCCCCGGTTCCGGCGGCGATGGCCGTCCGGGACTCCAAGGTCCCCCAGGGTCCCGCCCTGGCCTTCCCGGCGGACGCGTGGAACGCCTTCGTGACGGAGGTGGGCCGGCGCACGCCGGACATGGGCTGA
- a CDS encoding sodium:solute symporter family protein: MNGLDWAVLVAYFGVMTAIGVWSHKRVDNVSDFFTAGGRMPWWLSGISHHMSGYSAVMFTGYAGIAYTYGVTSYVTWALPIAIGVLVGARLFAPRLNRLRSRLHVASPLEYLKDRYNVPTQQALAWSGILLKIVDVGAKWAAIATLLSVFTGVTLTQGIIITGGITAVYCTIGGLWADALTELGQFVIQVLAGLAMLVIALHEIAKQGGLGDALDSPKLHGHGDGFAGPYLTVFFIAYLFIKLFEYNGGMWNQAQRYMATGDARMARKSAYLSATLWFVWPVILFTPMWLSPLLVTAQKPDGSDSYGLMAEQLLPHGLLGLVVVGFFSHTMAMCSSDANAIAAVFTRDVMPVLSRAARAWDSRAGLIAGRVTTLAFLGLSMAVATQVNSPTFKDIITVVIKWVAGLMGPIAIPFILGLLRPFRRSGPTAALTSWAAGLLAFFFVNYNLDFSQRTDVRLEYQVAVPMVISLVLYVGLGFLRAEDTPERVAVIETLNTDGGGAEAAAPAPAEPAEPPEGKPALDSTVRD; this comes from the coding sequence ATGAACGGTCTCGACTGGGCCGTCCTGGTCGCGTACTTCGGTGTGATGACGGCGATCGGCGTCTGGTCCCACAAGCGCGTGGACAACGTGAGCGACTTCTTCACCGCGGGCGGCCGGATGCCCTGGTGGCTCTCCGGCATCTCCCACCACATGTCCGGCTACAGCGCGGTGATGTTCACCGGCTACGCCGGCATCGCGTACACCTACGGCGTCACCTCGTACGTCACCTGGGCGCTGCCGATCGCGATCGGTGTGCTGGTCGGGGCCCGGCTGTTCGCGCCCCGGCTGAACCGGCTGCGCTCCCGGCTGCACGTGGCCTCGCCGCTCGAGTACCTCAAGGACCGCTACAACGTGCCGACGCAGCAGGCACTGGCCTGGTCCGGCATCCTGCTGAAGATCGTGGACGTGGGCGCCAAGTGGGCCGCGATCGCGACCCTGTTGAGCGTCTTCACCGGCGTCACCCTCACCCAGGGCATCATCATCACCGGCGGCATCACGGCCGTGTACTGCACGATCGGCGGGCTGTGGGCGGACGCGCTGACCGAGCTCGGGCAGTTCGTCATCCAGGTGCTGGCCGGCCTCGCCATGCTGGTGATCGCGCTGCACGAGATAGCGAAGCAGGGCGGTCTGGGCGACGCGCTGGACTCGCCGAAGCTGCACGGGCACGGGGACGGCTTCGCCGGGCCGTACCTCACCGTCTTCTTCATCGCGTACCTGTTCATCAAGCTGTTCGAGTACAACGGCGGCATGTGGAACCAGGCGCAGCGCTACATGGCCACGGGCGATGCGCGGATGGCACGGAAGTCGGCGTATCTGTCGGCCACGCTGTGGTTCGTGTGGCCGGTGATCCTGTTCACGCCGATGTGGCTGTCGCCGCTGCTGGTGACCGCGCAGAAGCCGGACGGCTCCGACTCCTACGGGCTGATGGCCGAACAGCTGCTGCCGCACGGGCTGTTGGGCCTGGTGGTCGTCGGGTTCTTCTCGCACACCATGGCGATGTGCTCCTCCGATGCGAACGCGATCGCGGCGGTGTTCACGCGGGACGTGATGCCGGTGCTGTCGCGGGCGGCGCGGGCGTGGGACTCGCGGGCCGGGCTGATCGCCGGGCGCGTGACGACGCTGGCGTTCCTCGGGCTGTCCATGGCGGTGGCGACGCAGGTGAACTCGCCGACGTTCAAGGACATCATCACGGTCGTCATCAAGTGGGTGGCCGGACTGATGGGCCCGATCGCGATCCCGTTCATCCTCGGCCTGCTGCGGCCGTTCCGCCGCTCCGGCCCGACGGCGGCCCTGACGAGCTGGGCGGCGGGGCTGCTGGCGTTCTTCTTCGTCAACTACAACCTGGACTTCTCGCAGCGCACGGACGTACGCCTCGAGTACCAGGTGGCGGTGCCGATGGTGATCTCCCTGGTGCTGTACGTGGGACTCGGGTTCCTGCGGGCGGAGGACACACCGGAGCGGGTGGCGGTCATCGAAACGCTGAACACGGACGGCGGCGGCGCGGAGGCCGCCGCGCCGGCCCCGGCGGAGCCGGCGGAAC